Proteins encoded in a region of the Atopobium sp. oral taxon 416 genome:
- a CDS encoding sirohydrochlorin cobaltochelatase, whose protein sequence is MTREGLVFASYGTLVDEARQSDIAPVAEALKGAFPEDAFAEVYTSAWVREHLAKRGIASTSLGEALVSLADEGVMHATVQPGLIVCGDAWDKLAAEAAALAGRFPEGLSLGRPLLADDRDQKEVAFVIAEAFPARPSHAFVLVGHGTREAADAAYTGVVWALHEAGRIDFALGPMEGAPDPDEAANKLVRNDTHSVTIVPLMLTAGSHVRRQLAGEGAASWTSRLSAAGIATDCTLAGLGSLPGVSAIFVRHAREAEAIR, encoded by the coding sequence ATGACGCGTGAGGGACTCGTCTTTGCAAGCTACGGGACGCTCGTAGATGAGGCGAGGCAGAGCGACATTGCCCCGGTCGCCGAAGCGCTGAAGGGCGCCTTTCCGGAGGATGCCTTTGCTGAGGTCTATACAAGCGCCTGGGTAAGGGAGCATCTCGCGAAGCGTGGCATTGCCTCCACAAGCCTCGGTGAGGCGCTTGTCTCTCTTGCTGATGAAGGCGTCATGCATGCCACGGTCCAGCCAGGGCTCATCGTCTGCGGCGATGCGTGGGACAAGCTTGCAGCGGAGGCAGCAGCGCTCGCTGGACGCTTTCCGGAAGGGCTTTCTCTCGGACGTCCGCTTCTGGCAGATGATAGAGACCAGAAAGAGGTCGCTTTCGTCATCGCCGAGGCATTCCCTGCACGTCCTTCCCATGCATTCGTGCTTGTAGGACATGGGACAAGAGAGGCGGCAGATGCCGCCTACACAGGCGTCGTCTGGGCGCTCCACGAGGCAGGACGCATCGACTTTGCCCTTGGCCCCATGGAGGGCGCGCCCGATCCGGACGAGGCAGCGAATAAGCTCGTACGCAATGACACGCATTCGGTTACAATTGTCCCGCTCATGCTCACGGCAGGAAGCCATGTGCGCCGCCAGCTTGCGGGAGAGGGCGCGGCAAGCTGGACATCGCGCCTGAGCGCGGCCGGCATTGCCACGGATTGCACGCTGGCGGGCCTTGGCTCCCTGCCGGGTGTGAGTGCCATCTTTGTCCGCCATGCACGGGAAGCCGAAGCTATCCGCTGA
- a CDS encoding ABC transporter substrate-binding protein, with product MLNDSRLVRPAAVAATLLLASSLVALPACSQTTSSTSSTDTASSSASTAEADSVTFTDDLGREVTVSNPQRVVACMGSFAGAWQLAGGTLVGASDDAFAHYGVDSSAVSGVGRSTALNLESILDLDPDFVIMTGISDGKHSTGVSQEDMESSLDEAGVPLAFFKVTTFADYERMMGIFCQITGRDDLYQKNVTDVKSQIDEDIKTYSVADKAPTVLVVSAYSKGLVVQNSTGMTGAIVKDLGGVNIADENPSLLSDFSLEAAVEADPDYILVLAASDDEATAQKYYEDAVGSDSAWADMTAVKEGRVTMLDAAHFLYKPLDKWAESYEIVGQALSK from the coding sequence ATGCTGAATGACAGCCGTCTTGTGCGTCCTGCTGCGGTGGCAGCCACGCTTCTGCTCGCCTCGAGCCTTGTGGCGCTTCCTGCCTGCAGCCAGACCACGTCTTCCACATCCTCGACGGACACTGCCTCGTCGAGTGCATCCACGGCAGAGGCCGACAGCGTCACGTTCACGGACGACCTGGGACGCGAAGTCACGGTCTCGAATCCGCAGCGCGTCGTTGCCTGCATGGGTTCCTTTGCCGGAGCCTGGCAGCTTGCAGGCGGCACGCTCGTCGGCGCTTCCGATGATGCCTTTGCGCACTACGGCGTCGATTCCTCGGCCGTTTCTGGTGTCGGCAGGTCGACCGCGCTCAATCTTGAGTCCATCCTCGACCTCGATCCCGATTTTGTCATCATGACCGGCATCTCTGACGGCAAGCACTCGACGGGCGTCTCGCAGGAGGACATGGAGTCCTCGCTCGACGAGGCAGGTGTGCCGCTTGCCTTCTTCAAGGTCACGACGTTTGCCGACTACGAGCGCATGATGGGGATCTTCTGCCAGATCACGGGCAGGGACGACCTCTACCAGAAGAACGTGACCGATGTGAAGAGCCAGATCGACGAGGACATCAAGACCTACTCTGTTGCCGACAAGGCACCGACCGTGCTCGTCGTGAGCGCCTACTCGAAGGGCCTTGTTGTGCAGAATTCTACGGGCATGACAGGAGCGATCGTGAAGGATCTTGGCGGCGTGAATATCGCAGACGAGAATCCGAGCCTTCTTTCCGACTTCAGCCTCGAGGCAGCGGTCGAGGCGGACCCTGACTACATCCTTGTGCTCGCCGCATCCGACGACGAAGCGACAGCGCAGAAGTACTATGAGGATGCGGTCGGCTCCGATTCTGCCTGGGCAGACATGACCGCCGTGAAGGAAGGGCGTGTCACGATGCTCGATGCAGCGCACTTCCTCTACAAGCCGCTCGACAAATGGGCCGAGTCCTATGAGATCGTGGGCCAGGCGCTCAGCAAGTAG
- a CDS encoding iron ABC transporter permease: MRFGALAAISFAVLLLAMLLGLVFGASGVGVGDVWTLVAGGDPPAKARNILVSIRIPRVLAGVLAGAAFAVSGALIQEVLDNPLASPNIIGANSGAGLAMLTVSALATVGITVPLPLPAAAFLGALLASALILLVSARTGVSRFTVVLAGVAVNAVFGAGMNAVLIIAPNSYVGSSSYLVGGLSGIVLFDLGLPALFIALGLALALILAPRLNVLALGSQTAHALGVPVRLLRVAGLTVASLLAGAAVSFSGLIGFIGLMVPHVARRFVGRDLKRVIPISAVWGAAFTVLSDLLARTLFAPYELPVGILMALVGGPFFVFLLMKGKGYRDE; encoded by the coding sequence ATGCGCTTCGGTGCCCTTGCTGCCATCTCTTTTGCCGTTCTCCTTCTTGCCATGCTTCTGGGCCTTGTCTTCGGTGCTTCCGGCGTCGGTGTGGGTGACGTCTGGACGCTTGTAGCAGGAGGAGACCCACCTGCGAAGGCGAGAAACATCCTCGTCTCGATCCGCATTCCCCGCGTACTGGCAGGTGTCCTGGCAGGCGCTGCCTTCGCGGTATCCGGTGCCCTCATCCAGGAGGTGCTCGACAACCCGCTTGCAAGTCCGAACATCATTGGTGCGAACTCGGGCGCAGGACTCGCCATGCTCACCGTGAGCGCGCTGGCAACGGTCGGTATCACGGTGCCGCTGCCGCTTCCGGCGGCAGCCTTTCTGGGTGCCCTTCTTGCGTCGGCGCTGATCCTTCTTGTTTCGGCCCGTACCGGAGTCTCGCGGTTCACGGTCGTCCTTGCCGGCGTCGCCGTGAATGCGGTCTTCGGGGCCGGCATGAATGCGGTCTTGATCATCGCACCGAATTCCTATGTCGGCTCCTCATCCTATCTCGTGGGCGGACTTTCCGGCATCGTGCTTTTCGATCTCGGGCTTCCTGCCCTCTTCATCGCGCTCGGCCTTGCTTTGGCCCTCATCCTGGCGCCCCGGCTCAACGTGCTTGCCCTTGGCAGCCAGACGGCGCATGCGCTCGGCGTGCCCGTGCGGCTCCTGCGGGTAGCAGGCCTGACCGTTGCCTCGCTTCTGGCGGGTGCTGCCGTGAGCTTCTCGGGCCTCATCGGCTTCATCGGCCTCATGGTACCCCATGTGGCAAGACGCTTTGTCGGGCGTGACCTGAAGCGCGTCATTCCGATCTCTGCTGTCTGGGGTGCGGCATTCACGGTGCTCTCCGACCTTCTGGCACGCACGCTCTTTGCGCCTTATGAGCTGCCGGTGGGGATACTCATGGCGCTTGTCGGCGGGCCCTTCTTCGTCTTTCTGCTCATGAAGGGAAAGGGATACCGCGATGAGTGA
- a CDS encoding ABC transporter ATP-binding protein — protein sequence MSENVLAFRDISFGYGERKLFEGFSLAIPEGGITAVLGPNGCGKSTLFSLAEGMLKPSCGTVLLSGTDTHALSPKERAGLIAMLPQVHRTPSMKVRDLVACGRYVHMGPFGQLDKADWDKVDEAIYLMGLDSLAERNARKLSGGERQRAFLAMTVAQGARTLLLDEPTTYLDVRAAHDLMALVRKLAGDKGITVICVIHDVDLALRFSDSIVVLGSERPTCLLSTGTPDAIAESTVLASSLGVRAKRFSDGGETAYGIFPANRA from the coding sequence ATGAGTGAAAACGTGCTCGCGTTCAGGGACATCTCGTTCGGCTATGGGGAGCGGAAGCTCTTCGAGGGCTTCTCTCTTGCCATTCCCGAAGGCGGTATCACGGCCGTGCTCGGCCCGAATGGCTGCGGCAAGTCGACGCTCTTTTCCCTGGCAGAGGGGATGCTGAAGCCCTCTTGCGGCACAGTCCTGCTCTCGGGTACCGATACGCATGCGCTCTCTCCGAAGGAGCGGGCGGGACTCATCGCGATGCTGCCGCAGGTGCACAGAACCCCGTCCATGAAGGTAAGAGACCTGGTAGCCTGCGGCCGCTATGTGCACATGGGACCTTTCGGCCAGCTCGATAAGGCTGACTGGGACAAGGTCGACGAGGCCATCTACTTGATGGGCCTGGACTCTCTGGCAGAGAGGAATGCGAGAAAGCTCTCGGGCGGCGAGCGCCAGCGGGCGTTTCTTGCAATGACGGTCGCTCAGGGAGCGCGCACGCTTCTGCTCGACGAACCGACGACCTATCTCGATGTGAGGGCAGCGCACGACCTCATGGCGCTCGTGAGAAAGCTGGCTGGGGATAAGGGCATCACCGTCATCTGCGTGATCCACGATGTGGATCTGGCTCTGCGCTTCTCGGATAGTATCGTCGTTCTGGGAAGCGAGCGGCCGACCTGCCTTCTTTCCACAGGGACACCGGATGCAATTGCAGAAAGCACGGTACTCGCTTCTTCTCTCGGTGTGCGGGCGAAGCGCTTCAGCGATGGCGGGGAGACAGCCTATGGTATATTTCCTGCCAACAGGGCATAA
- a CDS encoding SPFH domain-containing protein yields MFFVVLAMFVLSVALFIFDITALVGADEAMRPEPAFGMPLMIILFVAACFLSNSFFSLQSGQARVCVLFGKYVDTVNDEGLRWANPLYAKNLGLVEAGLDSEKPEHAAIASKSVRGSVISMRLRTLNGERLKVNDKMGNPIEIATVVSWRVADTAKAIFDVDDYESYVSMQTETVLRHVASVYAYDHMEDESTSSITLRSNIEEVSDALKAELDRRFAPAGVAVEDARLTHLAYAPEIAQAMLRLQQADAILAARKKIVEGAVSMVEMAADRLAEGGAIELDDERKAAMAQNLMVVLCGESDAQLVLNVGSLYA; encoded by the coding sequence ATGTTTTTTGTTGTTCTTGCGATGTTCGTGCTCTCTGTCGCACTCTTCATCTTCGATATCACGGCTCTTGTAGGAGCAGATGAAGCAATGCGTCCCGAGCCTGCCTTCGGTATGCCCCTCATGATCATTCTTTTCGTAGCCGCTTGTTTCCTCTCGAACAGCTTCTTCTCGCTCCAGTCGGGACAGGCCCGTGTCTGTGTGCTCTTTGGCAAGTACGTCGACACCGTGAACGATGAAGGACTGAGGTGGGCCAATCCGCTCTACGCAAAGAATCTGGGCCTCGTTGAGGCAGGACTCGACAGCGAGAAGCCGGAGCATGCCGCCATTGCCTCCAAGAGCGTGCGTGGCTCTGTCATCTCGATGCGTCTTCGGACCTTGAACGGTGAGCGCCTCAAGGTCAATGACAAGATGGGCAACCCGATCGAGATTGCTACCGTCGTCTCCTGGCGTGTCGCCGATACGGCCAAGGCTATTTTCGATGTGGACGACTATGAGTCCTATGTCTCCATGCAGACCGAGACCGTCCTTCGCCATGTCGCCTCCGTCTATGCCTATGACCACATGGAGGATGAGTCTACCTCTTCGATCACGCTGCGCTCCAACATCGAAGAGGTGAGCGATGCCCTGAAGGCAGAGCTCGACAGAAGATTTGCGCCGGCAGGTGTCGCTGTCGAGGATGCCCGCCTCACACACCTTGCCTATGCTCCTGAGATTGCCCAGGCAATGCTTCGTCTCCAGCAGGCCGACGCTATCCTTGCAGCACGCAAGAAGATCGTCGAAGGCGCTGTCTCCATGGTGGAGATGGCGGCCGATCGTCTTGCCGAAGGCGGTGCCATCGAGCTCGACGACGAGCGCAAGGCAGCTATGGCACAGAACCTCATGGTCGTGCTCTGCGGCGAGTCCGATGCACAGCTAGTGCTCAATGTAGGAAGCCTCTATGCATAG
- a CDS encoding ATP-binding protein, whose protein sequence is METTPGYGALVRESLEFPFPKVRPRQGIISSLPEPALFNLVHIITGVRRSGKTFYEFQLIHRLLAAGVPRDRIFYFNFADDRLKPASTTLLNDVLDEYWRQVPEARKEGAYLFLDEVQESDGWQGFCQRVAEHEKVTLVITGSSSKLSSDQIASTFRGRSLECHMLPLSFAEYCRFHSIELPEDGQLEDAGSVSPQMKTSLESAYDRYLIEGGFPGVQALDAPTRTLMLQSYVRDVIARDVVERSTRLDVTIATQMALFALRDTACDFSVNRLLDMLRRVGYHTSWDTVNEGVHLLEQSYLISMLKEYSVALAEKTTAIPKVYACDQGMAYAVSRASQQDVGKRLETAIYVELMRRARGTRPDVVTSYTAPTTEKVDFLVGDSLAAEPYLPIQVTADMSRPKTRKREVSSLERAMNIAHLKDGLIITLREEAEIPSDAGHIRAIPAWKWSLMKADDSVF, encoded by the coding sequence ATGGAAACAACACCTGGCTATGGAGCACTCGTACGTGAGTCGCTCGAATTCCCATTCCCCAAGGTGAGGCCACGTCAGGGCATCATCTCGAGCCTGCCCGAGCCCGCACTCTTCAATCTTGTCCATATCATCACGGGCGTTCGCCGCTCGGGCAAGACATTCTACGAGTTCCAGCTCATACACCGTCTTCTCGCTGCTGGTGTACCACGAGACCGCATCTTCTATTTCAACTTCGCAGACGACCGCCTGAAGCCCGCCTCGACCACACTTCTGAACGACGTGCTCGACGAGTATTGGCGGCAGGTACCTGAAGCCCGCAAGGAAGGTGCCTATCTCTTCCTCGATGAGGTGCAGGAGTCAGATGGATGGCAGGGCTTCTGCCAGCGTGTAGCCGAGCATGAGAAGGTTACACTTGTCATCACCGGCTCATCTTCGAAGCTGTCTTCAGACCAGATTGCGAGTACATTCCGCGGACGTTCCCTCGAATGCCATATGCTCCCGCTTTCATTTGCCGAGTACTGCAGGTTCCACAGCATCGAGCTTCCCGAAGATGGACAGCTCGAGGATGCGGGTTCGGTTTCTCCCCAGATGAAGACATCTCTTGAGTCTGCCTATGACCGCTATCTCATCGAGGGAGGCTTTCCGGGTGTGCAGGCACTCGATGCTCCGACCCGCACCCTGATGCTCCAGTCCTACGTACGCGATGTGATAGCGCGCGACGTCGTGGAACGCAGCACCCGTCTCGACGTGACAATAGCGACCCAGATGGCGCTCTTTGCCCTGAGGGACACCGCCTGCGATTTCTCAGTCAACCGACTTCTCGATATGCTGCGCCGTGTCGGCTACCACACCTCCTGGGATACCGTCAATGAAGGAGTGCATCTGCTCGAACAGTCCTACCTCATCAGCATGCTCAAGGAATACTCTGTCGCGCTTGCAGAAAAGACGACCGCCATTCCTAAAGTCTACGCATGCGATCAGGGCATGGCATATGCTGTTTCGCGCGCAAGCCAGCAGGATGTCGGAAAGAGACTCGAAACCGCTATCTATGTCGAGCTCATGCGGCGCGCAAGAGGCACAAGGCCAGACGTGGTCACTTCCTACACAGCGCCTACGACAGAGAAGGTCGACTTCCTGGTGGGCGACTCGCTCGCCGCAGAGCCCTATCTGCCCATACAGGTCACGGCGGACATGTCGCGTCCCAAGACCCGCAAGCGAGAGGTGTCCTCACTCGAACGCGCCATGAATATCGCCCATCTCAAAGACGGCCTCATCATCACGCTCAGGGAAGAGGCAGAGATTCCGAGCGATGCTGGACACATCCGCGCCATCCCTGCCTGGAAGTGGTCTCTCATGAAAGCAGACGATAGCGTCTTCTGA
- a CDS encoding carboxylesterase family protein, with amino-acid sequence MYRIFNAECSAEQMSGSYDKDIYVCQVDFGSDNSQVKIDTYGAFHGIFVPMLSTENNYAKLIPNTFDQPGYEAMAKVFNAYLKNFLETGSPNGDGLDKWGAWDNSTKESMVFDATESDAVIAQKDVSTTYDDILAAMDTDTTVSDDVKLLVEQNDMAGRWFSAANDAHCEAPNLWLTAYEA; translated from the coding sequence ATGTACCGCATCTTCAATGCTGAATGCTCTGCCGAGCAGATGTCTGGCTCCTACGACAAGGACATCTATGTCTGCCAGGTCGACTTCGGCAGCGACAATTCCCAGGTTAAGATTGATACCTACGGTGCATTCCACGGCATTTTCGTGCCGATGCTCTCCACCGAGAACAACTATGCAAAGCTCATTCCCAATACCTTCGACCAGCCTGGATATGAAGCAATGGCAAAGGTATTCAACGCCTACCTCAAGAACTTCCTCGAGACCGGCAGCCCGAATGGCGACGGACTCGACAAGTGGGGCGCCTGGGACAACAGCACCAAGGAGAGCATGGTCTTCGACGCAACCGAGAGCGACGCAGTCATCGCTCAGAAGGATGTCAGCACGACTTACGACGATATCCTTGCTGCTATGGATACTGACACGACGGTCTCCGACGACGTGAAGCTTCTCGTCGAGCAGAACGATATGGCTGGCCGCTGGTTCTCAGCTGCCAATGATGCCCATTGCGAAGCGCCCAATCTGTGGCTCACGGCTTATGAGGCATAG
- a CDS encoding carboxylesterase family protein has product MGKRTISRRSFVGAGSLSAAALGMLLAGCGTTQQQSGSSNQTDAAKSDSLVAKTAYGPVKGTNEGGVNIWYGVPYGKSPEGELRWQAPEEPESWTEERDCTQPAQPALQYTNNEVTGTEDCLNLDVYATEGASKLPVLVYIHGGNNQTGNAQEIPGKDLVVNNSCVYVSLSYRLGLFGFNCLPALGNDTGNFTLLDIAAALDWVRSNIEAFGGDPENVTVSGFSAGGRDVMAMLMSPLFEGKFDKAIAFSGGMTTAELEPSQKKIAAALVPLAMEDGKAADEESAYQWLLSDDSAVRDWLYSVSGERLAPLMGNASIRMSVFPHLYEDDIALPKGGFANASYHAVPLIMLTGSTEFSMFSAFDAFWKSDPMAALSEDKLKAAQAFAIK; this is encoded by the coding sequence ATGGGCAAGAGAACGATATCGCGGAGGAGCTTCGTCGGAGCAGGCAGCCTTTCGGCAGCAGCACTGGGGATGCTGCTTGCTGGCTGCGGAACCACACAGCAGCAGAGCGGCTCATCCAATCAGACAGATGCCGCGAAGAGCGATAGCTTGGTCGCAAAGACTGCATACGGTCCCGTCAAGGGCACGAACGAGGGCGGCGTGAACATCTGGTACGGCGTGCCTTACGGCAAGTCTCCAGAGGGAGAGCTCCGCTGGCAGGCGCCAGAAGAGCCCGAATCCTGGACGGAAGAGCGTGACTGCACCCAGCCAGCACAGCCAGCGCTGCAGTATACGAACAACGAGGTCACTGGCACAGAGGACTGCCTCAACCTCGATGTCTATGCTACAGAAGGCGCAAGCAAGCTCCCGGTCCTCGTCTATATCCACGGCGGAAACAACCAGACCGGAAATGCGCAGGAGATTCCCGGCAAGGATCTTGTCGTGAATAACTCATGTGTCTACGTCTCGCTGAGCTACCGCCTGGGCCTCTTCGGATTCAACTGCCTCCCTGCCCTCGGGAATGATACCGGCAACTTCACGCTCCTCGACATCGCAGCGGCACTCGACTGGGTACGCAGCAACATCGAGGCATTCGGCGGAGACCCCGAGAATGTCACGGTATCCGGCTTCTCTGCTGGCGGCCGCGATGTCATGGCCATGCTCATGAGCCCGCTGTTCGAGGGCAAGTTCGACAAGGCCATCGCATTCTCGGGCGGAATGACGACAGCAGAGCTCGAGCCTTCCCAGAAAAAGATTGCAGCTGCTCTTGTGCCGCTTGCTATGGAGGATGGCAAGGCTGCAGACGAAGAGAGCGCCTATCAGTGGCTCCTCTCTGATGACAGTGCAGTGCGTGACTGGCTCTATTCGGTCTCCGGCGAGAGGCTTGCACCCCTTATGGGCAATGCCTCCATCCGCATGAGCGTCTTCCCGCACCTCTACGAGGACGACATCGCGCTTCCCAAGGGTGGCTTCGCGAATGCCTCCTATCACGCTGTGCCGCTCATCATGTTGACCGGCTCCACGGAGTTCAGCATGTTCAGCGCCTTCGATGCGTTCTGGAAGTCCGATCCCATGGCCGCGCTCTCAGAAGACAAGCTCAAGGCTGCCCAGGCATTTGCCATCAAGTAG
- a CDS encoding class I SAM-dependent methyltransferase: MESKRYQDINAETINRWVSEDWEWGKPIDHETYKAATEGRWQIVLTPTKPVPRSWFPPLQGTRVLGLAAGGGQQMPVLAAAGARCTVLDQSEAQLASEHLVAEREGYSIEIVKTDMTEALPFQDASFDMVLNPVSLCYVRECAPIFQEVTRVLVPGGAFLAGFDFGGFNYVVDEAEERIIHSLPFDPVADPSLADELAAQDAGMQFSHSPEEILGGMLHAGLVIDDVSDDTNGEGRLHEFNIPTMLAVKAHKA, encoded by the coding sequence ATGGAATCCAAGCGCTATCAGGACATCAACGCCGAGACGATTAACCGCTGGGTCAGCGAGGACTGGGAATGGGGCAAGCCCATCGACCATGAAACCTATAAGGCCGCCACAGAAGGCAGATGGCAGATCGTGCTCACGCCGACAAAACCGGTGCCGAGAAGCTGGTTCCCGCCTCTTCAAGGGACACGAGTCCTCGGCCTTGCTGCAGGAGGAGGCCAGCAGATGCCGGTTCTTGCTGCCGCAGGAGCCAGATGCACCGTGCTCGACCAGTCGGAGGCACAGCTTGCAAGCGAGCATCTCGTCGCCGAGCGTGAAGGCTATAGCATCGAGATCGTGAAGACAGACATGACGGAAGCGCTGCCGTTTCAGGACGCAAGCTTCGATATGGTCCTGAATCCTGTGAGCCTCTGCTACGTGCGTGAATGCGCACCCATCTTCCAAGAAGTCACACGCGTACTCGTACCGGGTGGCGCCTTTCTCGCAGGCTTCGATTTTGGTGGCTTCAACTACGTCGTCGATGAAGCAGAAGAGCGCATCATCCACAGCCTGCCGTTCGACCCCGTCGCAGATCCTTCCCTTGCAGACGAGCTCGCGGCACAGGATGCCGGCATGCAGTTCTCCCATTCTCCCGAAGAGATCCTGGGCGGCATGCTCCATGCCGGCCTCGTGATCGACGATGTGTCTGATGACACGAACGGCGAGGGCAGGCTTCATGAGTTCAATATCCCAACCATGCTCGCTGTGAAGGCGCACAAGGCATAG
- the thiC gene encoding phosphomethylpyrimidine synthase ThiC: MTQMDAARAGTVTDEMHAVAVAEHRSDEFIRDSVAKGTIAIPVNPAHKKLRPCGVGAGLRTKVNVNLGISGDIQNAPEEWEKVRIAEQFGGDAIMDLSNFGKTRPFRRELIAKTPLMVGTVPIYDVIGYKDKPLVELTAQDFLDVVEAHAEDGVDFMTIHAGFNRSVLNTLLETKRLTNVVSRGGSLLFAWMMTTGEENPFYEHFDEVLEILHDHDVTISLGDAMRGGSTYDATDACEVSELVELGKLTTRAWEKGVQVVVEGPGHMALDEIQANMKLQKRLCHGAPFYVLGPLVTDIAPGYDHITAAIGGAVAASTGADWLCYVTPAEHLKLPNAKEVREGLIVTRIAAHAADIAKGIPGARDIDNKMSDARRRVDWDGMFECAIDPDRAKEIIAKAPPEEDGTCTMCGKMCAARTVNRIMAGLTVDLG, translated from the coding sequence ATGACGCAGATGGATGCTGCGCGTGCCGGTACAGTGACCGACGAGATGCACGCGGTAGCAGTGGCAGAACACAGATCCGACGAATTCATCAGAGACAGTGTCGCAAAGGGAACGATCGCGATTCCTGTCAACCCGGCACACAAGAAGCTTCGTCCCTGCGGGGTAGGAGCAGGCCTGCGCACGAAGGTCAACGTGAATCTCGGCATCTCCGGAGACATCCAGAATGCACCGGAGGAGTGGGAGAAGGTAAGGATTGCCGAGCAGTTTGGCGGCGATGCGATCATGGACCTCTCGAACTTCGGCAAGACCCGTCCGTTCCGCAGAGAACTTATAGCCAAGACGCCGCTGATGGTCGGCACGGTGCCCATCTACGACGTGATCGGCTACAAGGACAAGCCGCTCGTCGAACTTACGGCCCAGGACTTCCTGGATGTCGTGGAAGCACATGCAGAAGACGGCGTCGACTTCATGACCATCCATGCAGGCTTCAACCGTTCTGTCCTGAATACGTTGCTCGAGACGAAGCGCCTCACGAATGTCGTGTCGCGCGGAGGATCGCTCCTCTTTGCATGGATGATGACAACAGGGGAGGAGAATCCCTTCTACGAGCACTTCGATGAGGTGCTCGAGATCCTGCATGACCACGACGTGACGATCAGCCTGGGCGATGCGATGCGTGGCGGCTCCACCTACGATGCAACGGATGCCTGCGAGGTGTCGGAGCTTGTCGAGCTCGGCAAGCTCACGACGCGTGCCTGGGAGAAGGGCGTCCAGGTCGTCGTCGAAGGGCCGGGACACATGGCCCTGGATGAGATCCAGGCAAACATGAAGCTCCAGAAGCGTCTCTGCCATGGTGCGCCGTTCTATGTGCTCGGACCCCTCGTGACCGATATCGCACCGGGCTACGACCACATTACGGCTGCCATCGGCGGCGCCGTGGCGGCATCCACTGGTGCTGACTGGCTCTGCTATGTGACGCCGGCAGAGCATCTGAAGCTCCCGAATGCCAAGGAAGTACGCGAAGGCCTCATCGTCACGCGCATCGCAGCGCATGCGGCAGATATCGCGAAGGGCATCCCTGGAGCACGCGACATCGACAACAAGATGAGCGATGCCCGCCGCCGTGTGGACTGGGATGGCATGTTCGAGTGCGCTATCGACCCCGACCGTGCAAAGGAGATCATCGCAAAGGCGCCGCCTGAGGAGGATGGCACCTGCACGATGTGCGGCAAGATGTGCGCTGCCCGTACCGTGAACAGGATCATGGCAGGACTGACGGTCGATCTCGGCTAG
- the thiM gene encoding hydroxyethylthiazole kinase, producing MNTEGLGTCLDNVRKASPLVHCITNYVTVNDCANAVLAIGASPIMSDEPDDVEDITSICAGLDLNIGTLNHRSIDGMDHAAAKAASLGHAIVLDPVGAGASKLRTETAKHLLDTYHPQLVRGNMSEIRALGGASASTRGVDVSAADAATEENLSEAAAFVAGLAKAWKCTVAVTGAIDIVSDGKRTSAIRNGVSLMGRITGTGCMLSAMLPAFLAANDDVYVASVAGISMMGICGEKARSRMAGEDGTGSFRTYLIDALSNIQGKELVASAKVADL from the coding sequence ATGAATACGGAAGGGCTCGGTACCTGTCTCGACAATGTGCGCAAGGCATCGCCCCTTGTGCACTGCATCACGAACTACGTCACGGTGAACGACTGCGCGAATGCGGTCCTCGCAATCGGCGCATCCCCGATCATGAGCGACGAGCCGGACGATGTGGAAGACATCACGTCGATCTGCGCAGGGCTCGACCTCAACATCGGCACCCTGAACCATAGAAGCATCGATGGCATGGACCATGCTGCAGCAAAGGCAGCATCTCTCGGACATGCAATCGTGCTCGACCCTGTCGGTGCCGGTGCTTCGAAGCTCCGCACCGAGACGGCGAAGCATCTCCTCGACACGTACCATCCCCAGCTGGTCCGCGGCAACATGAGCGAGATCCGTGCTCTCGGCGGCGCCTCTGCTTCGACCCGTGGCGTCGATGTGTCTGCTGCCGATGCAGCGACTGAGGAGAACCTCTCCGAGGCAGCAGCATTCGTGGCTGGCCTTGCCAAGGCATGGAAGTGCACGGTCGCCGTCACCGGTGCCATCGATATCGTGAGCGACGGCAAAAGGACCTCAGCTATCAGGAACGGCGTCTCCCTGATGGGACGCATCACGGGCACGGGCTGCATGCTTTCGGCGATGCTTCCGGCCTTCTTGGCAGCAAACGATGATGTGTATGTGGCAAGCGTAGCCGGCATCTCGATGATGGGCATCTGCGGCGAGAAGGCACGCTCCCGTATGGCAGGGGAGGACGGCACCGGATCTTTCCGCACCTACCTGATCGATGCGCTCTCGAATATCCAAGGCAAAGAGCTCGTGGCATCTGCAAAGGTGGCCGATCTCTGA